A single window of Desulfovibrio inopinatus DSM 10711 DNA harbors:
- the hysD gene encoding NiFeSe hydrogenase maturation protease — protein sequence MKKLLVLGIGNLLLSDEGVGVHAVKALMEERWPDDVDLLEGGTFTQDIFYIFKNYEKLLVLDCVRGSNGPGTIYRLSEDDIIKDESQNLSVHDIDMLDSLRMAELMGHKPQMRVVGMEPLKIDWDMEMTDPIKKVFPEFLEIIRQEIRTMLED from the coding sequence ATGAAGAAATTGCTTGTACTTGGAATCGGCAACCTGTTGCTTTCAGATGAAGGGGTAGGTGTCCATGCCGTGAAAGCGCTCATGGAAGAACGTTGGCCAGATGACGTCGATTTGCTTGAAGGAGGGACGTTCACTCAGGATATCTTTTATATCTTCAAGAATTACGAAAAGCTCCTCGTTCTCGATTGTGTGCGTGGGAGTAATGGTCCAGGCACCATCTATCGTTTGAGTGAAGACGATATTATTAAGGATGAGAGTCAGAACTTGTCCGTACATGATATTGATATGCTTGATTCATTGCGTATGGCCGAGTTGATGGGACATAAACCGCAGATGCGTGTCGTCGGTATGGAACCCTTGAAGATTGATTGGGATATGGAAATGACCGACCCTATCAAAAAAGTTTTTCCAGAATTTCTTGAGATCATCCGGCAGGAGATTCGGACTATGCTCGAGGATTGA